A window of the Acidobacteriota bacterium genome harbors these coding sequences:
- the ispD gene encoding 2-C-methyl-D-erythritol 4-phosphate cytidylyltransferase: MHVAAIIAAGGRGERLGAGRPKQLIEIGGRSMLQRSVELLAAHPAVTEIVVVLPADLVGDPPDYLQSLGKPVRVVAGGARRQDSVANGFDVVQERADIILIHDAARPFASPDLISRTIAAAAETGAALAALPVNDTVKLASGETTPQGPVVERTIPRDRVYLAQTPQAFRTDVLRAALEACRGGLPATDEAALAEAAGYPVRLVMGDATNLKITTMADLTVARALAEGRRSMSRMRIGTGYDLHRLVEGRPLILGGVTIPADRGLAGHSDADVLSHAVTDAVLGAVAKGDIGRHFPDSDPQWKGASSLAMLRHAVSLARESGYVIGNVDAVVIAERPRLAPHIDAIRERLASALGVEAGCVSVKGKTNEGVGEIGRGEAMAVHAVAVLVEQRFQET, translated from the coding sequence GTGGCGGCAATCATCGCGGCAGGCGGGCGCGGCGAGCGGCTCGGGGCCGGACGCCCGAAGCAGTTGATCGAGATCGGTGGGCGGTCGATGCTCCAGCGCTCGGTGGAGCTGCTGGCGGCGCATCCCGCCGTGACCGAGATCGTGGTCGTGTTGCCGGCCGATCTTGTCGGCGATCCGCCCGACTATTTGCAATCGCTCGGCAAACCGGTGCGCGTCGTCGCGGGCGGGGCCCGCCGGCAGGATTCGGTGGCCAACGGCTTTGACGTCGTGCAGGAACGTGCCGACATCATCCTGATTCACGACGCGGCGCGTCCGTTTGCGAGCCCCGATCTGATCTCGCGGACCATTGCGGCCGCCGCAGAGACGGGTGCGGCCCTCGCCGCCCTGCCGGTGAACGACACCGTCAAGCTGGCGTCCGGCGAGACAACGCCGCAGGGGCCGGTGGTCGAGCGGACGATCCCGCGCGACCGGGTCTATCTGGCGCAGACGCCACAGGCGTTCCGCACCGACGTGTTACGGGCGGCGCTGGAGGCTTGTCGCGGGGGACTTCCGGCAACCGATGAGGCGGCGTTGGCCGAAGCGGCCGGGTACCCGGTTCGGTTGGTGATGGGCGACGCCACCAATCTCAAGATCACAACCATGGCTGATTTGACTGTCGCGCGAGCTCTGGCGGAGGGCCGACGATCGATGTCCCGTATGCGCATCGGCACCGGCTACGATTTGCATCGCCTCGTCGAGGGGCGACCGTTGATTCTCGGCGGCGTGACCATCCCGGCCGACCGTGGGCTGGCCGGGCATTCCGACGCCGATGTGCTGTCACACGCCGTGACGGATGCCGTGCTTGGCGCCGTGGCGAAGGGCGATATCGGCCGTCACTTCCCGGACTCCGATCCGCAGTGGAAGGGTGCGTCGAGTCTCGCGATGCTGCGACACGCGGTTTCCCTGGCCCGCGAGAGTGGCTACGTCATCGGCAACGTCGATGCGGTCGTCATCGCCGAACGCCCGAGGCTCGCTCCGCACATCGACGCGATCCGCGAACGCCTGGCCAGTGCGCTGGGCGTGGAGGCCGGCTGCGTCAGCGTGAAGGGCAAGACCAACGAAGGCGTCGGCGAGATCGGACGCGGCGAGGCCATGGCCGTCCACGCGGTGGCGGTACTGGTGGAACAGCGGTTCCAGGAGACGTAG